One genomic segment of bacterium includes these proteins:
- a CDS encoding MBL fold metallo-hydrolase — MNITPNVHALKHGFSIPLAPGLNLPRFVYSFVIFGEEGVYLIDSGVAGAQKPILEFIREHGRSPGEVKLLLLTHSHADHIGGAAAIREETGCRISAHPAEKGWIEDIDEQFSRRPVPGFKTLVARPVAVDAVVADGETIEPEPGLSLRVIHTPGHSRGSISLFSREERVLICGDALALPGDLPIYEDAPAALNSLIELKKVRDADWLLSSWAEPVPGSRAEAELERGIGYLKAIHRCVREIENAGELAPMDLCRRAAEALGLPPAAVNPLVAASLQSHVANRDNPLLL, encoded by the coding sequence GTGAACATCACCCCGAACGTCCACGCCCTGAAACACGGGTTCTCGATCCCGCTCGCCCCGGGCCTGAACCTGCCCCGGTTCGTCTACTCGTTCGTCATCTTCGGGGAAGAGGGAGTCTACCTCATCGACAGCGGCGTGGCCGGCGCGCAGAAGCCGATCCTGGAGTTTATCCGGGAACACGGCCGGTCCCCCGGCGAGGTCAAGCTGCTGCTTCTGACCCACTCCCACGCCGACCACATCGGGGGCGCCGCGGCCATACGGGAGGAAACCGGTTGCCGGATATCCGCCCACCCGGCCGAAAAGGGCTGGATCGAGGACATCGACGAGCAGTTCTCGCGGCGCCCGGTGCCCGGGTTCAAAACCCTCGTCGCCCGCCCGGTCGCCGTCGACGCCGTCGTAGCGGACGGAGAAACCATCGAACCGGAGCCGGGCCTGAGCCTGCGGGTCATCCACACTCCCGGCCATTCCCGGGGGTCGATTTCCCTGTTTTCGCGGGAGGAACGGGTGCTGATCTGCGGCGACGCCCTGGCCCTTCCGGGGGACCTGCCCATCTACGAAGACGCGCCGGCCGCCCTGAACTCCCTGATCGAACTGAAGAAGGTCAGGGACGCGGACTGGCTGCTTTCCTCCTGGGCCGAGCCCGTTCCCGGTTCCCGGGCCGAGGCGGAACTCGAGCGGGGGATCGGCTACCTCAAGGCCATCCATCGCTGCGTCAGGGAGATCGAAAACGCCGGGGAACTCGCCCCGATGGACCTGTGCCGCCGGGCCGCGGAAGCCCTGGGGCTGCCCCCCGCCGCCGTCAACCCCCTGGTGGCGGCGTCGCTGCAATCGCACGTCGCCAACCGGGACAACCCTCTGCTACTATAA
- a CDS encoding DUF1330 domain-containing protein, with translation MPFYLIIAVDVADAETYSEYVRKVSGIVAKHGGKYLARGGEVIPISGGWNPERVVLIEFPTEELVRRCFRSPEYLEIAPLRERATRTKAIVVEGCDSRESPPQCLRGGA, from the coding sequence ATGCCGTTTTATCTGATAATCGCGGTCGACGTCGCCGACGCCGAAACGTACTCGGAGTACGTTCGAAAAGTCTCCGGGATCGTGGCGAAACACGGGGGGAAGTACCTCGCCCGGGGCGGCGAAGTTATCCCGATATCCGGCGGTTGGAACCCGGAGCGGGTGGTATTGATCGAGTTTCCCACCGAGGAACTGGTCCGGAGATGCTTCCGATCGCCGGAGTACCTCGAAATCGCGCCCCTGAGAGAGAGGGCGACCCGGACGAAGGCGATCGTGGTCGAGGGGTGCGACAGCCGGGAATCACCACCCCAATGTTTGCGCGGCGGAGCTTGA
- a CDS encoding GNAT family N-acetyltransferase, producing MIDVRGIRLEDWELVKAVRLAALRDSPEAFAETYAESLARPDGFWRDRAQRSARGESAITFLAFAGDEPAGMAVGLADETGLSAAYLAAVWVAPPFRGTGPAASLVAAVAGWAQSRGAAVLFAGVRRRYSRAEGFYRKIGFDEPVGPVPDHPATRGCGIVLIKKLEPRTGPSRGTGL from the coding sequence ATGATCGACGTTCGCGGTATTCGGCTCGAGGATTGGGAACTGGTGAAGGCCGTGCGCCTGGCCGCGCTCCGGGATTCTCCGGAGGCGTTCGCGGAAACCTACGCCGAGTCCTTGGCCCGTCCCGACGGGTTCTGGCGGGACCGGGCGCAGCGGAGCGCCCGGGGGGAGAGCGCCATCACCTTCCTCGCCTTCGCCGGTGACGAGCCGGCGGGGATGGCCGTCGGCCTCGCGGACGAAACCGGTCTGTCCGCCGCCTACCTGGCCGCCGTGTGGGTTGCGCCCCCGTTCCGGGGCACCGGTCCCGCCGCCTCTCTGGTCGCCGCCGTCGCCGGTTGGGCGCAGTCCCGGGGCGCGGCGGTTCTCTTCGCGGGAGTGCGGCGGCGGTACTCCCGGGCCGAGGGGTTTTACCGCAAGATCGGTTTCGACGAGCCCGTGGGCCCGGTTCCCGACCACCCGGCCACGCGCGGCTGCGGGATCGTCCTGATTAAAAAACTCGAGCCGCGGACGGGTCCGTCCCGGGGGACGGGGTTGTGA